In the genome of Pseudomonas bubulae, one region contains:
- a CDS encoding polyurethanase, giving the protein MAVFDYKDVGSSVSATQFKDAMAIMLYSYHNLDNGFAVGYQQHGLGTGLPATLVKALLGGTDAQGVVPGIPWNPDSEKLAREAVEKAGWTPISAEQLGYTGKVDQRGTFFGEKAGYGTAQVEILGKYAADGQLTSIGIGFRGTSGPRESLISDSIGDAISDLLAAIGPADYAKNYSANAFDMLLGKVATFASAQGLSGSDVLVSGHSLGGLAVNSLADLSGDHWAGFYRDSKYIAFASPTQSESTDNVLNIGYENDPVFRALNGSDFNLSSLGVHDAHQPSATNNIVSFNDHYASTAWNLMPFSIANISTWITHLPSGYESGMTRILDSAFYDLTEKDSTIVVANLSSPARENTWVQDLNRNAEPHKGSTFIIGSDGNDLIQGGRGNDFLEGRDGNDTFRDSGGYNIILGGKGVNTLDLQQSLSRVDVVNDGQGALYVRDSHGGITIARDISFLITEEPAWLGLTHREVSHRVDDQGLWAGKDRTDYTHSVKAGAADSTLTAVEQGDWLLGQGGNDHLIGLHGNTVFVGGAGNDLLESAGGNNTFVFSGHFGNDTLLGYQPSDKLVFLGVDGGYNADYRAHASATGHDTVLSFGSDSVTLVGVGLASLASTDIVIA; this is encoded by the coding sequence ATGGCAGTGTTTGACTACAAGGATGTGGGTTCCAGCGTATCGGCAACACAGTTCAAGGATGCGATGGCAATCATGCTGTACAGCTATCACAACCTGGACAACGGCTTTGCCGTGGGTTACCAGCAACATGGTCTTGGCACCGGGCTGCCTGCCACACTGGTCAAGGCCTTGCTCGGCGGTACCGATGCCCAAGGGGTAGTGCCGGGGATTCCCTGGAACCCCGATTCGGAAAAGCTTGCCCGCGAGGCGGTCGAAAAAGCCGGGTGGACCCCTATCAGTGCAGAACAGTTGGGCTACACAGGCAAAGTCGATCAGCGCGGGACTTTTTTTGGTGAAAAAGCCGGCTACGGCACTGCCCAGGTGGAGATCCTCGGCAAGTACGCAGCCGATGGCCAACTGACTTCCATCGGTATCGGTTTTCGCGGCACCAGCGGACCGCGTGAGTCGCTGATTAGCGATTCCATCGGCGATGCCATCAGCGATTTGCTGGCAGCGATCGGGCCTGCCGATTACGCTAAAAACTACAGCGCCAACGCGTTTGACATGCTCCTGGGCAAAGTGGCGACCTTTGCCAGCGCGCAAGGGTTGAGCGGCAGCGACGTACTGGTCAGTGGCCACAGCCTTGGCGGCCTGGCCGTCAACAGCCTGGCAGACCTGAGTGGCGATCATTGGGCGGGGTTTTATCGCGACTCAAAGTACATAGCCTTTGCTTCACCCACCCAGAGCGAAAGCACCGACAACGTGCTCAATATCGGCTACGAGAACGACCCGGTGTTCCGTGCCCTCAATGGTTCGGATTTCAATCTGTCGTCGCTGGGCGTGCATGACGCGCATCAGCCATCCGCCACCAACAATATTGTCAGTTTCAATGATCACTACGCGTCCACCGCGTGGAATCTGATGCCCTTTTCGATTGCTAATATTTCGACCTGGATCACCCACTTGCCCAGTGGCTATGAAAGCGGCATGACGCGGATTCTCGACTCGGCGTTTTATGACCTGACCGAAAAGGACTCGACCATTGTGGTCGCCAACTTGTCCAGTCCGGCACGGGAAAACACCTGGGTCCAGGACCTCAATCGCAACGCCGAACCGCACAAGGGCAGCACCTTTATCATAGGCAGCGACGGTAATGACTTGATTCAGGGGGGGCGCGGCAATGACTTCCTGGAAGGTCGCGACGGCAATGACACCTTCCGTGACAGTGGCGGCTACAACATCATTCTGGGTGGCAAAGGCGTCAATACGCTGGACTTGCAACAATCGTTGAGCCGCGTGGATGTGGTCAATGACGGGCAGGGCGCCTTGTATGTGCGCGATAGCCACGGCGGGATCACTATTGCCCGTGATATCAGTTTCCTGATAACCGAAGAGCCCGCCTGGCTGGGCCTGACCCACCGCGAAGTCAGCCATCGAGTTGATGATCAGGGGCTGTGGGCCGGCAAAGACCGCACTGATTACACTCACTCGGTCAAGGCAGGGGCTGCGGACAGTACCCTCACGGCCGTTGAGCAGGGTGACTGGCTGCTGGGGCAGGGCGGCAACGATCACTTGATCGGTTTGCACGGCAATACGGTGTTTGTTGGCGGCGCAGGCAATGACCTGCTGGAGTCGGCAGGCGGTAATAACACCTTTGTGTTCAGCGGTCATTTTGGCAACGACACACTGCTGGGCTACCAGCCCAGTGACAAGTTGGTATTCCTGGGGGTGGATGGTGGCTACAACGCGGACTACCGGGCCCATGCCAGCGCGACGGGGCATGACACCGTGCTCAGCTTTGGCAGCGACTCGGTGACCCTGGTGGGTGTAGGGCTGGCCTCCCTGGCGAGCACGGACATTGTCATCGCCTGA
- a CDS encoding TolC family outer membrane protein, translated as MKTVSMLGLGLALWAGLAASAQALGPFQVYEQALRNDPEFLSAIKARDAGLESRNIGRAGLLPKLSYNYNKGRNNSQATYLNERGNTHDDRNYNSYGSTLTLQQPLIDYEAYANYRKGVAQSLFADETFRSKSQELLVRVLTHYTQALFAQDQIDNARAKKKAYEQQFRQNEHMFRQGEGTRTDILEAESRYELATAEEIQAHDEQDAALRELGALIGVATLDIDELTPLTRSFSSLPLEPGSFSSWHEMALESNPILASQREALEVARYEVERNRAGHLPKLNAYASVRKMESDSGNTYNQRYDTNTIGIEISVPLYAGGGVSASVRQASSNLAQVEYELEGKTRETLIELRRQFNACQSGVSKLRAYQKALISAEALVVSTRQSILGGERVNLDALNAEQQLYSTRRDLAQTRYDYLLAWTKLHFYAGTLGAQDLARVDEAFIAPGQAY; from the coding sequence ATGAAAACAGTTTCGATGTTGGGCCTGGGCCTCGCGCTGTGGGCGGGCCTCGCAGCCAGCGCACAGGCACTGGGGCCGTTTCAGGTATATGAACAGGCCTTGCGCAATGATCCCGAGTTCCTCTCCGCCATCAAGGCGCGGGACGCGGGCTTGGAGAGTCGCAATATTGGTCGTGCCGGGCTGCTGCCCAAACTCTCGTACAACTACAACAAAGGCCGTAATAACTCCCAGGCCACCTATTTGAATGAGCGTGGCAATACCCACGACGACCGCAACTACAACAGTTATGGCTCGACCTTGACCTTGCAGCAGCCATTGATCGATTACGAGGCGTACGCCAATTACCGTAAAGGCGTGGCCCAGTCGCTGTTTGCCGATGAGACATTTCGCAGCAAAAGTCAGGAACTGCTGGTGCGGGTGCTGACCCATTACACCCAGGCGTTGTTTGCGCAAGACCAGATCGACAATGCCCGGGCCAAGAAAAAAGCCTATGAGCAGCAGTTTCGGCAAAACGAGCACATGTTTCGCCAGGGCGAGGGCACCCGCACCGACATTCTTGAAGCCGAGTCGCGTTACGAGCTGGCCACTGCCGAGGAAATCCAGGCCCATGACGAACAGGATGCGGCCTTGCGCGAGCTGGGCGCGTTGATTGGCGTGGCCACCCTGGATATCGATGAGCTGACGCCATTGACCCGCAGTTTCAGCTCATTGCCGCTGGAACCGGGGAGTTTCTCGAGCTGGCATGAAATGGCACTGGAGAGTAATCCGATACTGGCGTCGCAGCGTGAGGCGCTGGAAGTGGCAAGGTACGAAGTTGAGCGCAACCGGGCAGGGCATCTGCCCAAACTCAATGCCTATGCCAGCGTGCGAAAGATGGAATCCGACAGTGGCAACACCTACAACCAGCGCTACGACACCAACACCATCGGCATTGAAATCAGTGTGCCGCTGTATGCAGGGGGCGGGGTGTCGGCTTCGGTGCGTCAAGCCAGCAGCAATCTGGCCCAAGTGGAGTACGAGCTGGAAGGCAAAACCCGTGAAACCCTTATCGAACTGCGACGCCAGTTCAATGCCTGCCAGTCGGGCGTGAGCAAACTACGGGCTTATCAAAAAGCGCTGATTTCAGCCGAGGCGCTGGTCGTATCGACCCGTCAGAGCATTCTGGGCGGGGAGCGGGTCAATCTCGATGCGCTAAACGCCGAGCAGCAGCTGTACAGCACGCGGCGTGACCTTGCGCAAACCCGTTACGACTATCTGCTGGCCTGGACCAAGCTGCATTTTTACGCAGGCACCCTGGGCGCACAGGACCTGGCACGGGTCGATGAAGCGTTTATCGCGCCGGGGCAAGCATATTGA
- a CDS encoding HlyD family type I secretion periplasmic adaptor subunit, producing the protein MNDHNQPPVRERGAGFYVRAGWVLTLVGAGSFFLWASLAPLDEGIPVQGTVVVSGKRKAVQSLGAGVMSQILVREGQTVRQGEVLFRLDQTQVEADVQSLRAQYRMAWASQARWQSERDNLARVSFPPELSLDPDPRLALVLEGQQQLFSSRREAFAREQAGLKASVEGATRQLDGMRRARSDQIAQADSLRQQLSNLRPLAEKGYIPRNRLMEYERQLSQVQQDLAQNAGESGRIEQGIVESRLKLAQHIDEYQKEVRSQLADAQLKTLTLEQQLTSAGFDLQHSEISAPADGIAVNLSVHTEGAVVRAGETLLEIVPQGTRLEVEGRLPVHLVDRVGSQLPVDILFTAFNQSSTPRVSGQVNLVSADQLLDEKTGMPYYVLRSSVSDQALEKLNGLVIKPGMPAEMFVRTGERSLLNYLFKPLLDRAGSALTER; encoded by the coding sequence ATGAATGACCACAATCAACCGCCCGTGCGCGAGCGCGGGGCGGGATTTTACGTGCGGGCAGGCTGGGTGCTGACCCTGGTCGGAGCGGGCAGCTTTTTTCTCTGGGCCAGCCTTGCACCGCTGGACGAAGGCATACCGGTACAGGGTACGGTGGTGGTCTCGGGCAAGCGCAAGGCCGTGCAGTCGTTGGGTGCCGGAGTGATGAGCCAGATTCTGGTGCGCGAGGGCCAGACAGTACGTCAGGGCGAGGTATTGTTTCGACTGGACCAGACCCAGGTTGAAGCTGACGTGCAATCCTTGCGCGCGCAGTACCGCATGGCCTGGGCCAGCCAGGCGCGCTGGCAAAGCGAGCGTGACAACCTGGCACGGGTGAGTTTTCCGCCGGAATTGAGTCTGGACCCTGACCCTCGGCTGGCCCTGGTACTGGAGGGGCAGCAGCAGTTGTTCAGTAGCCGGCGCGAAGCCTTTGCCCGTGAACAGGCCGGGCTCAAGGCCAGTGTCGAAGGCGCAACCCGGCAACTGGACGGTATGCGTCGTGCGCGCAGCGATCAAATAGCGCAGGCCGACTCCCTGCGCCAGCAGTTGAGCAACCTGCGCCCCCTGGCTGAAAAAGGTTATATCCCGCGCAATCGCCTGATGGAATACGAGCGGCAGCTGTCACAGGTGCAGCAGGATCTGGCGCAGAACGCCGGTGAAAGCGGGCGTATCGAGCAGGGTATTGTGGAGTCGCGGCTCAAACTGGCGCAGCACATCGATGAATATCAGAAGGAAGTGCGTAGCCAACTGGCCGATGCCCAGCTCAAAACCCTGACCCTGGAGCAGCAACTGACTTCGGCCGGGTTTGACCTGCAGCACAGTGAAATCTCTGCGCCAGCTGATGGCATCGCAGTCAACCTCAGCGTGCATACCGAAGGCGCGGTGGTGCGGGCGGGCGAAACCCTGCTGGAGATCGTGCCGCAGGGCACCCGCCTTGAGGTCGAGGGACGCCTGCCGGTGCATCTGGTGGACAGGGTGGGCAGCCAGTTGCCAGTGGATATTCTGTTTACGGCATTCAATCAAAGCAGCACACCGCGTGTGTCGGGGCAGGTCAACCTGGTTTCCGCCGACCAGTTGCTCGATGAAAAAACCGGCATGCCGTACTACGTGCTGCGCAGTTCGGTGAGTGATCAGGCGCTGGAGAAACTCAACGGGTTGGTGATTAAACCTGGCATGCCGGCCGAGATGTTTGTACGCACGGGCGAGCGCTCGCTGCTCAATTACCTGTTTAAACCGCTGCTGGATCGCGCAGGGTCTGCGTTGACTGAGCGCTAG
- a CDS encoding type I secretion system permease/ATPase, producing MRRLKNSTVAPLIHALADYKSILVSVGCFTALINILMLVPSIYMLQVYDRVLSSQNTTTLAMLSFMVVGFFIFIGMLETVRSFIVIRIGSQLERRFNQQVYRAAFERNLFSGQAHAGQALGDLTLIRQFVTGPALFAFFDAPWFPVYLCVIFLFSPWLGLMATSGALLLIALACINEVMTRKPLSQASLYSQQSSQLATSHLHNAETIQAMGMLGVLRQRWFNLHSRFLAEQNKASDTGAVIGSVSKTLRLCLQSLVLGLGALLVINGDMSAGMMIAGSILMGRVLSPIDQLIAVWKQWSSAKLAYQRLDSLLREHPPSEDNMQLPAPMGQVSFEQVSAAPPGQRLPTLHQVSFSLNAGEVLGVLGASGSGKSTLARVLVGVWPTLAGTVRLDGADIHQWNRDQLGPHIGYLPQDIELFSGSIAENIARFREADPRQVVAAAQQAGVHEMILRLAQGYDTVLGDEGSGLSGGQKQRVALARALYGNPRLVVLDEPNSNLDAVGDAALTRAIAHLKVQGCTVVLVTHRSASLAQADKLLVLNEGRCQVFGPSAEVLKALSGAQQQHAAPQAASINRQSAEA from the coding sequence ATGAGGCGATTGAAAAACAGCACCGTTGCGCCGTTGATACATGCACTGGCTGACTATAAGAGCATTCTGGTCAGCGTGGGCTGCTTTACTGCCCTGATCAATATATTGATGCTGGTGCCATCGATTTACATGCTCCAGGTGTATGACCGGGTACTGTCGTCACAGAACACAACAACGCTGGCCATGCTGTCATTCATGGTGGTGGGTTTTTTCATCTTTATCGGGATGCTTGAAACGGTCCGCAGTTTTATTGTGATCCGCATCGGCAGCCAGCTGGAGCGCAGGTTCAACCAACAGGTGTACCGCGCCGCGTTCGAGCGCAACCTGTTCAGCGGCCAGGCCCACGCCGGGCAGGCATTGGGGGATTTGACCCTGATCCGCCAGTTTGTCACCGGTCCGGCGCTGTTCGCCTTCTTTGATGCTCCGTGGTTTCCCGTCTATTTGTGCGTGATCTTTCTGTTCAGTCCCTGGCTCGGTCTTATGGCGACGTCTGGGGCACTGCTGCTCATAGCCCTGGCGTGCATCAATGAGGTGATGACGCGCAAGCCCCTGAGCCAGGCCAGCCTGTACTCCCAACAATCCAGCCAATTGGCTACCAGCCACCTGCACAATGCCGAGACCATTCAGGCCATGGGCATGCTGGGTGTGTTGCGTCAACGCTGGTTTAACCTGCATTCGCGATTTCTGGCCGAGCAAAACAAGGCCAGTGACACCGGCGCAGTGATTGGTTCGGTGAGTAAAACCTTGCGCTTGTGCCTGCAGTCACTGGTGCTCGGCCTGGGTGCCTTGCTGGTGATCAACGGTGATATGAGCGCGGGCATGATGATTGCCGGTTCGATTTTGATGGGCCGTGTGCTGAGCCCCATCGATCAGTTGATCGCTGTCTGGAAGCAATGGAGCTCGGCAAAGTTGGCCTATCAACGCCTGGACAGTCTGTTGCGCGAGCATCCGCCCAGTGAAGACAACATGCAGCTGCCAGCCCCCATGGGTCAGGTGAGCTTTGAACAGGTCAGTGCGGCACCGCCGGGACAGCGCCTGCCCACCTTGCATCAGGTCAGCTTTAGCCTCAATGCCGGCGAGGTGCTCGGTGTGCTGGGTGCGTCGGGTTCGGGCAAGTCGACCCTGGCGCGGGTACTGGTAGGCGTCTGGCCGACGCTGGCGGGCACGGTGCGCCTGGATGGCGCGGACATTCACCAGTGGAACCGCGATCAATTAGGCCCACATATCGGCTACCTGCCCCAGGACATCGAGCTGTTCAGCGGCAGCATTGCCGAGAATATCGCCCGCTTTCGTGAGGCAGATCCCCGGCAGGTGGTCGCTGCGGCGCAGCAGGCCGGGGTTCACGAGATGATTTTGCGTTTGGCGCAAGGTTACGACACGGTTCTGGGTGACGAGGGCAGCGGCCTGTCGGGCGGGCAAAAGCAGCGGGTCGCTCTGGCGCGTGCCTTGTATGGCAATCCGCGGCTGGTGGTGCTGGATGAACCCAACTCCAACCTCGATGCCGTCGGTGACGCAGCCCTGACCCGGGCCATTGCTCACCTCAAGGTGCAGGGCTGCACCGTGGTGCTGGTGACGCACCGTTCGGCGTCGCTGGCCCAGGCCGACAAACTGCTGGTACTCAATGAAGGTCGTTGCCAGGTGTTCGGGCCAAGTGCCGAGGTGCTCAAAGCCTTGTCCGGGGCCCAGCAGCAACACGCCGCGCCGCAGGCGGCCAGTATCAACCGTCAGAGTGCTGAAGCATGA
- a CDS encoding AprI/Inh family metalloprotease inhibitor, producing MSHLAYRLFRAVGCIAALLTFTTESAMANSLLLMSPAQLAGSWTFYLQGDAKEACKVQLIAEHKTFSAQVKCLKTWLGEVPKSWSPTPDGLFLMGEDGTALVHMNRIEPGHYEAKIKPETVLVMVRGNH from the coding sequence ATGAGTCATTTGGCATACCGTTTATTCAGGGCAGTGGGGTGTATCGCCGCACTGCTGACTTTTACCACAGAGAGCGCCATGGCCAATTCCTTGCTGTTGATGAGCCCCGCACAACTGGCGGGCAGTTGGACGTTTTACCTGCAGGGCGATGCAAAAGAGGCCTGCAAGGTGCAGTTGATTGCCGAACATAAAACCTTCAGTGCGCAAGTGAAGTGTTTGAAAACATGGTTGGGCGAAGTGCCAAAAAGTTGGTCACCAACACCGGACGGTCTGTTTCTGATGGGCGAGGATGGAACAGCACTGGTGCATATGAACCGGATTGAGCCCGGTCACTATGAAGCAAAGATCAAACCCGAAACAGTGTTGGTGATGGTGCGTGGCAATCATTAA
- a CDS encoding serralysin family metalloprotease, producing the protein MSKLKEKAALSVGQVQAASASSSAFTQIDNFSHFYDRGDHLVNGKPSLTTDQAADQLTRSGASWHDLNGDGVINLTYTFLTAPPVGYATRGLGTFSQFSSLQKEQAKLSLESWADVAKVTFTEGAAVRGGDGHMTFANFSASNGGAAFAYLPSSSRKGESWYLINKDYAVNKTPGEGNYGRQTLTHEIGHTLGLSHPGDYNAGNGNPTYRDAVYGEDTRAYSVMSYWSESNTGQHFTNSGEGAYASAPLLDDIAAVQKLYGANLETRAGDTVYGFNSTADRDFYSATSASSKLIFSVWDGGGNDTLDFSGFSQNQKINLTAGSFSDVGGMTGNVSIAQGVTVENAIGGSGNDLLIGNSADNVLKGGAGNDIIYGGGGADTLWGGTGSDVFVFGAVSDSAPGASDIIMDFQSGIDKIDVSAITKLAGLNFVEAFTGRAGEAIVSYDTASNLGHFAVDFSGHAVADFLVNTVGQVATYDIVV; encoded by the coding sequence ATGTCGAAACTTAAAGAGAAAGCGGCACTGTCCGTTGGCCAGGTACAAGCGGCAAGCGCCAGCAGTTCTGCCTTCACTCAGATTGATAACTTTAGCCATTTCTATGATCGTGGTGATCATCTGGTCAATGGCAAACCTTCGCTCACTACCGACCAGGCCGCCGATCAGCTCACGCGCTCCGGCGCCAGTTGGCACGACCTCAACGGCGACGGTGTGATCAACCTTACCTACACGTTTCTCACGGCACCGCCGGTGGGTTACGCGACCCGTGGCCTGGGCACTTTCAGCCAGTTCTCCTCGCTGCAGAAAGAGCAGGCCAAGCTGTCGCTGGAATCCTGGGCCGATGTGGCCAAGGTGACCTTCACTGAAGGCGCTGCAGTCCGTGGCGGTGATGGCCACATGACCTTTGCCAATTTCAGTGCAAGTAACGGCGGTGCGGCGTTTGCCTATCTACCCAGCAGTTCGCGCAAGGGTGAGTCGTGGTACTTGATCAACAAGGATTATGCGGTCAACAAGACCCCGGGTGAAGGCAATTATGGTCGCCAGACCCTGACCCATGAAATCGGCCATACACTGGGCCTGTCGCACCCGGGTGACTACAACGCCGGCAATGGCAACCCGACCTACCGGGATGCGGTGTATGGCGAAGACACCCGTGCCTACAGTGTTATGAGCTACTGGAGTGAAAGCAACACCGGCCAGCATTTCACCAATAGTGGCGAAGGTGCTTACGCCTCTGCGCCATTGCTGGATGATATTGCGGCGGTGCAGAAACTCTATGGCGCCAACCTCGAAACCCGCGCTGGCGATACGGTCTATGGCTTCAACTCCACCGCCGATCGTGATTTCTACAGCGCGACGTCTGCCAGTTCCAAGCTGATTTTCTCGGTGTGGGACGGTGGCGGCAACGACACCCTGGACTTCTCCGGCTTTAGCCAGAACCAGAAGATCAACCTCACCGCCGGTTCGTTCTCCGATGTTGGCGGCATGACCGGCAACGTGTCGATTGCCCAGGGCGTCACCGTGGAAAACGCCATTGGCGGTTCGGGCAACGATCTGCTGATCGGCAACAGCGCTGACAATGTGCTCAAGGGCGGCGCCGGCAACGACATTATCTATGGCGGCGGCGGTGCTGATACCTTGTGGGGCGGTACGGGTTCAGATGTGTTTGTGTTTGGCGCGGTGTCTGACTCTGCGCCGGGTGCATCCGATATCATCATGGACTTCCAGTCCGGTATCGACAAAATTGATGTATCGGCCATCACCAAGCTGGCCGGGCTTAACTTTGTCGAGGCCTTTACCGGCCGTGCCGGTGAAGCGATTGTCAGCTATGACACGGCCAGCAACCTGGGCCACTTTGCGGTCGATTTCAGCGGTCATGCCGTTGCCGACTTCCTGGTGAACACTGTGGGCCAAGTGGCAACTTACGACATCGTTGTCTAA
- a CDS encoding LacI family DNA-binding transcriptional regulator, producing MNSFSAAQRSRVTMLDVAQRAGVSKASVSRFIGEDRALLSVAIAERIERAINDLGYRPNQMARGLKRGRTRLIGMLVADIRNPYSIAVMHGVETACRLHGYNLVVCNTDRNDEQERQHLAALRSYNIEGLILNTLGHDPDALQELHQEMPIVLIDRKVEQLHTDLVGLDNADAVRMAVEHLEQQGYRDVLMVSEPVDGTSSRIERIDSFTRQLAARPALHGAVVKTGTGLRAAIQTFMQAPGHGPKAIFCANGLAALACTQVLRDLNCRLFEDVGLIALDDLEWFPLVGNGITALAQPTQQIGASAFDCLLKRLGGDKSAPLALDFAPQLIVRGSTRSPMTA from the coding sequence GTGAACAGTTTTTCCGCAGCTCAACGCTCCCGCGTAACCATGCTCGATGTTGCCCAGCGCGCCGGCGTCTCCAAGGCCAGCGTGTCACGCTTTATCGGCGAAGACCGCGCCTTGCTCTCCGTAGCCATCGCCGAACGGATCGAGCGCGCCATCAATGACCTGGGCTATCGCCCAAATCAAATGGCCCGTGGCCTGAAACGCGGACGCACACGGCTGATCGGCATGCTGGTGGCCGATATCCGCAACCCCTACTCCATTGCCGTCATGCACGGCGTCGAAACCGCCTGCCGTCTGCACGGTTACAACCTGGTGGTGTGCAATACCGACCGTAATGACGAGCAAGAGCGTCAGCATCTGGCAGCGCTACGCTCCTACAATATCGAAGGATTGATCCTTAACACCCTTGGCCATGACCCTGACGCACTACAAGAACTGCATCAGGAAATGCCCATCGTGCTGATCGACCGCAAAGTCGAGCAACTGCATACCGATCTGGTCGGCCTCGATAACGCTGACGCGGTGCGCATGGCTGTGGAGCATCTTGAGCAGCAGGGCTATCGCGATGTGCTGATGGTCAGTGAGCCGGTCGATGGCACCAGTTCGCGAATCGAGCGCATCGACAGTTTTACCCGCCAGTTGGCTGCGCGCCCTGCCCTGCACGGCGCCGTAGTAAAAACCGGTACAGGCCTTCGCGCTGCCATCCAGACCTTTATGCAAGCACCCGGCCACGGCCCCAAGGCCATATTTTGTGCCAACGGCCTGGCTGCGCTGGCTTGTACCCAGGTGCTGCGCGACTTGAATTGCCGCTTGTTTGAAGACGTGGGCCTGATTGCCCTGGATGACCTGGAATGGTTCCCGCTGGTGGGTAACGGCATCACTGCCCTGGCCCAGCCTACGCAACAGATCGGTGCCAGCGCTTTTGACTGCCTGCTTAAACGCCTGGGCGGTGACAAATCTGCACCCCTGGCACTGGATTTTGCCCCTCAATTGATTGTTCGCGGCTCAACCCGATCACCCATGACTGCCTGA
- a CDS encoding TIM barrel protein, translated as MTTFPVSISLSSYGADLVRQRGQASFIEVLANAGVSRIELREELLTTEDPTTFSQAMQDNGLECVFSSPLELWEAGQSRPNTQLLATLQRAHAFGAQWLKVSLGYFTEHCDLQNLAALLNQQPVRLLVENDQTSYGGRIEPMQRFFDQVEQQQAPISMTFDIGNWHWQDQSASTAARLLGRYVTYLHCKGVSRRPDGKLVATPPTDTDLQHWQHLMTHMPHGLTRAIEYPLQGSDLDGLTQEHVAVLARLSQKQQELSHV; from the coding sequence ATGACTACATTTCCCGTTTCCATCAGTTTGTCGAGCTACGGTGCCGATCTGGTTCGCCAGCGCGGCCAGGCCAGCTTTATTGAAGTGTTGGCCAACGCCGGTGTGTCACGCATCGAACTGCGCGAAGAACTGCTGACCACAGAAGATCCGACCACATTCAGCCAGGCCATGCAGGATAACGGGCTTGAATGCGTGTTCTCATCGCCACTGGAACTGTGGGAAGCCGGGCAATCGCGGCCCAATACCCAACTGCTGGCCACCTTGCAGCGCGCCCACGCTTTCGGCGCCCAATGGCTGAAAGTGTCACTGGGCTATTTCACCGAACACTGTGACCTGCAAAACCTCGCTGCCCTGCTCAACCAGCAACCTGTACGCCTGCTGGTAGAAAACGACCAGACGTCCTACGGTGGGCGCATTGAGCCCATGCAGCGTTTTTTCGATCAGGTTGAACAACAGCAAGCGCCAATCAGCATGACCTTCGATATCGGCAACTGGCACTGGCAGGATCAGTCAGCCAGTACCGCAGCCCGCTTGCTGGGCCGCTACGTCACCTATCTGCACTGCAAAGGCGTGAGCCGTCGCCCGGACGGCAAACTGGTCGCCACACCGCCAACCGACACCGACCTGCAGCACTGGCAGCACCTGATGACCCATATGCCCCACGGTCTGACCCGGGCCATCGAATATCCGCTGCAGGGCTCGGATCTGGACGGCTTGACCCAGGAACACGTCGCCGTACTGGCGCGCTTGAGCCAAAAACAACAGGAGTTGAGCCATGTCTAA